A part of Aegilops tauschii subsp. strangulata cultivar AL8/78 chromosome 2, Aet v6.0, whole genome shotgun sequence genomic DNA contains:
- the LOC109764452 gene encoding cysteine protease ATG4B, with translation MTSLPERGATPPSNPTSSSSCEGDAAVASSSASSASEEQKKDGSPKQCKASILSSVLTIFEPDQDQSGRSGGHASGSYAWSRVLRRFVGGGSMWRFLGCGKALTAADVWFLGKCYKLSSEESSSDSDSEGGHAAFLEDFSSRVWITYRKGFDAISDSKLTSDVNWGCMVRSSQMLVAQALIFHHLGRSWRKPAQSPSDPEHTRILHLFGDSEVCAFSIHNLLQAGKSYGLAAGSWVGPYAMCRAWQTLIRTNREQPEVINRNESFPMALYVVSGDEDGERGGAPVVCIDVAAQLCYDFNKDQSAWSPILLLVPLVLGLDKINPRYIPLLKETFTFPQSLGILGGKPGASTYIAGVQDDRALYLDPHEVQMAVNIASDNLEADTSSYHCSTVRDMPLDLIDPSLAIGFYCRDKDDFDDFCSRASELAEQANGAPLFTVVQSVQPSKQMYNQDDGSGCSGYGVSDNIDAEDLDGSGETGEDEWQIL, from the exons ATGACGAGCTTGCCTGAGAGGGGTGCAACACCGCCATCCAATCCTACGTCGTCATCGTCGTGTGAGGGGGACGCTGCCGTAGCTTCTTCTTCGGCTTCTTCCGCCTCAGAGGAGCAGAAGAAGGACGGCAGCCCGAAGCAGTGCAAGGCGTCTATCCTCTCGAGCGTTCTCACCATCTTCGAGCCGGACCAGGATCAGTCAGGCAGGTCAGGGGGTCACGCCTCCGGGTCCTATGCTTGGTCGAGGGTTCTGAGGCGGTTTGTGGGTGGCGGCTCCATGTGGCGTTTCCTGGGATGCGGCAAGGCTCTGACCGCCGCCGACGTCTGGTTCCTTGGAAAATGCTACAAGCTGTCATCCGAGGAGTCGTCGAGTGACTCGGATTCTGAGGGCGGGCATGCTGCGTTCTTGGAGGACTTCTCGTCCAGGGTATGGATCACCTACAGGAAAG GTTTTGATGCCATATCTGATTCCAAGCTCACAAGTGATGTCAACTGGGGTTGCATGGTTAGAAGCAGTCAGATGCTGGTTGCACAG GCACTGATTTTTCATCATCTTGGAAGGTCTTGGAGAAAGCCCGCACAGAGT CCATCTGACCCAGAACATACAAGGATCTTACACCTGTTCGGTGATTCTGAAGTCTGCGCTTTCTCCATTCACAATTTACTTCAAGCTGGAAAGAGTTACGGTCTGGCTGCTGGATCATGGGTGGGTCCATATGCTATGTGTCGGGCATGGCAAACCCTTATCCGCACAAACAGAGAGCAACCTGAAGTTATAAATAGGAATGAAAGTTTTCCTATGGCGCTCTATGTGGTCTcgggtgatgaagatggtgaaAGAGGTGGAGCTCCAGTTGTTTGCATTGATGTTGCTGCTCAGCTTTGCTATGATTTCAACAAGGATCAATCAGCATGGTCGCCTATTCTTTTGTTGGTTCCTCTGGTTCTTGGTCTTGACAAAATTAATCCAAG GTACATCCCACTACTAAAGGAGACATTCACATTTCCTCAAAGCTTGGGCATTTTAGGTGGAAAACCTGGAGCATCAACTTACATTGCTGGGGTGCAGGATGACAGGGCACTCTACCTAGATCCCCATGAGGTTCAGATG GCAGTTAACATAGCATCTGATAACTTGGAGGCGGACACTTCCTCATACCACTGCAG CACCGTCCGTGATATGCCTCTAGACCTGATAGATCCATCCCTGGCAATTGGTTTTTACTGCCGTGACAAAG ATGACTTTGATGATTTCTGTTCTCGGGCCTCGGAGTTGGCAGAGCAGGCGAACGGAGCACCGCTCTTCACTGTCGTGCAGTCAGTTCAGCCGTCGAAACAGATGTACAACCAGGATGATGGGTCCGGCTGTTCAGGCTACGGCGTCTCCGACAACATCGACGCGGAGGACCTTGATGGCTCGGGCGAAACAGGAGAAGACGAGTGGCAGATTCTCTGA